In Candidatus Methanosphaera massiliense, the following are encoded in one genomic region:
- a CDS encoding HPP family protein, which translates to MNMLNNKQFMISFCMTLVVVCVMFASSEIIHNTEVIFPEISALCIGYLLYHKHAWTVNHKRMLTCISTCAILGVIIVEYVPLLLWQQLCLAFVIGQLLLAYSGTDLAPMVSAIVLPVLLQSRGYIYPLSTIILTILVILFNEIEVKKQLRTKEVFKALNKPNKKEYLLITLRVMIVVVVTYMACAVDLKFIIAPPLIVAFIEFSKKSGKLREKPLKPIILLTISAIIGCLCRYIFTITYNIPITVTSIVAITITILLIYRTETYLPPIGAICLLALIVPEDILTLFPLEIVIGTTIFMTFTKIIYRTETFKEYYHQK; encoded by the coding sequence ATGAATATGCTCAATAATAAACAGTTCATGATATCATTTTGCATGACACTAGTAGTAGTATGTGTAATGTTTGCTTCCTCTGAAATAATACATAACACAGAAGTCATATTTCCAGAAATCTCTGCATTATGTATTGGTTACCTATTATATCATAAACATGCATGGACTGTTAATCATAAAAGAATGCTAACATGCATATCCACATGTGCTATTCTAGGAGTTATCATAGTAGAATATGTTCCACTACTCTTATGGCAACAACTCTGCCTAGCATTTGTTATTGGTCAATTACTATTAGCATACTCCGGAACAGATCTTGCACCCATGGTATCAGCTATCGTATTACCAGTACTTCTACAATCAAGAGGATATATTTATCCCCTGTCAACAATCATCCTAACAATACTAGTTATACTATTTAATGAAATAGAAGTTAAAAAACAATTAAGAACAAAAGAAGTATTCAAAGCATTAAACAAGCCAAATAAAAAGGAATACCTTCTTATAACACTACGTGTGATGATAGTTGTAGTAGTAACATACATGGCATGTGCAGTTGACTTAAAATTCATAATTGCACCACCACTTATTGTAGCATTCATCGAATTTAGTAAAAAAAGTGGTAAATTACGAGAAAAACCATTGAAACCAATCATACTACTAACAATAAGTGCAATCATAGGATGCCTGTGTAGATATATATTCACAATAACTTACAATATACCTATAACAGTTACAAGTATAGTAGCAATAACTATTACAATACTTCTAATATATAGGACAGAAACATATCTTCCACCAATAGGAGCTATATGTCTATTAGCATTAATTGTACCAGAAGATATTCTAACACTATTTCCACTAGAAATAGTTATAGGAACAACAATATTCATGACATTCACAAAAATAATATACAGAACTGAAACATTCAAAGAATACTATCATCAGAAATAA
- a CDS encoding beta strand repeat-containing protein translates to MKHNTKLVLFTVTLIILLTGLTALSAADTNDTQTVTTTNHVQTTTQDTIEHTASQIQTTDNKATIKEDKKVRSNTKNLKKTKDITVNNSNYNTYFKNSGLNNVNDGDTIYVNGTIQANQPVVIDKAVTITSASGSTGKIYLNTTSGSYFGNETGNSFTVTNTGSYTNISNINFYNTQIFVKNATKVTFDNVNVTVENQRIGSGVGVVSIRDNSSFVTVKNSNITVNNNSGSSCIVLAWANNCTLQNNVITGKNTVGNLIYLTTYNVAGKDYTNVTLNRGNRIVNNTINGPSTSSIICYGITLSGGDNFVENNIINYAGQGITTQWMSTSSINWSIGDNYQRYVGNTYKNNILNNGSSFTASLNSTITNNTCSGTVNSGENSTLENNTFSGTVKLQSGSNATKDNVSIIYLYGKNVVDNVYVSDTMNIVGSNCVLKNNYISYLYVKPGVTNITSTNNTINEKNNKTISSNVNNLRKVKFSSLKSTPIDFNESEYQNVYVINDDNYNTYIRSTGTIRTPKVRGNTLFIVESLPDSIPGIQCGTAASDFANYKMTFVGKDNLVLKNKFLSAIAICNVTFINFTIDITDTSIYDYYPYALYSDADDSKTNLFHNITIHQVYDSENLMDELNCVSLEKNTIIEDCTFNATLPSNYINWDTTNHPMSIAVKINGNNNILRNNNIFVNGTDTLNASYNTIYSCLVTGSNNTIINNNISGIAENYLYHINVRSSNNTICNNNITAVSDDYCSGIMMEGIGFQNNTISNNYINLTCGMDSSNPITNAEDVIYGITITDFLYSGGAYTPGKGNITNNTISNNTIIATGYNTYAIEQFGGDNTTISNNTINISGYTPMAVGVIGAYCNITNNNISVAGEYPGVIGTADYLKGRTVGIYNYFGTNNTITNNNIKTITGPGIILEGQANTTVTNNTVKTTNNTRSITTISGSNGNDIEYNLLKADGTGGDASVNATSEDTVKNNGVLKTNTTITTTPVNGKVGDTVTITATTANITDGSTVTFTVDGTVIGNATVANNTASIDYALNNAGAHILVVNYAGDAESLNSQAATLINIKPVETTVTINPVNGKVGDIVTITATTANITDGSTVTFTVDGTVIGNATVANNTASIDYALNNAGAHILVVNYAGDAESLNSQAATLINIKPVETTVTINPVNGKVGDIVTITATTANITDGSTVTFTVDGTVIGDTTVANNTASIDYALNNAGAHILVVNYAGDAESLNSQAATLINIKPVETTVTINPVNGKVGDIVTITATTANITDGSTVTFTVDGTVIGDTTVANNTASIDYALNNAGAHILVVNYAGDAESLNSQAATLINIKPVETTVTVNPDNGAVTDAVVLNTVVTDANGNSVTSGVVNIIVNGNTYSSDIVNGTASATIPVNVLKAGNNIISVNYNGDVNYEPSGITYYTNGTYYGPVYYVAVNGSSSNNGRTPQTPWTYTYAFNTIQNSSYNNSLIYILNGNYVINNTVKFNKNLTIKVMSDSAVLDGNNNATNCFNIENGAVSIENITFTRFTNTTILNRANNTIISGNTFINNKGTNGGAINNYNTNNATIINNVFTNNTAKYGGAIYNRGNNTEITNNTFTKNNVTLSSGAIYNLGANTKITNNIFTDNTAKTLGGAISNWDATGTVITDNQFNGNQANYGGAIYYRGTTLTLDNNTMTGNTALVSGGAVFVIGQNNNITNNDFTANKARSGAAINNLGTDIIIRSNTIAYNTAKTIGGAINNWNAGNTTIESNSIHDNQAQYGTIYLRGSNITVDSNSIYNNRVAASGAAIFNIGTNNTISRNIIDSNIAKSYGGAINNYNAVNTRITDNNLTGNIASYGGAIYTRATNTTITGNNITGNTATTGSAIFDIKHKTTIFENNTVKDNTAHSGNETVNK, encoded by the coding sequence ATGAAACATAATACTAAACTAGTATTATTCACAGTAACACTTATCATTCTACTAACAGGACTAACAGCACTATCCGCAGCAGACACTAATGATACACAAACAGTAACAACAACTAATCACGTACAGACAACAACACAGGACACAATAGAACACACAGCAAGCCAAATACAAACAACCGATAATAAAGCAACTATTAAAGAAGATAAGAAAGTACGTAGTAATACTAAAAATCTTAAAAAAACAAAAGATATCACTGTAAATAACAGTAACTATAACACTTACTTTAAAAACAGTGGATTAAATAATGTTAATGATGGAGATACTATCTATGTTAATGGTACTATACAAGCTAATCAACCAGTTGTTATTGATAAAGCAGTAACAATAACCTCAGCTAGTGGTAGTACTGGTAAAATATATTTAAACACTACATCAGGAAGTTATTTCGGTAACGAAACTGGTAATTCATTCACAGTTACTAACACAGGATCTTACACTAACATATCCAATATTAACTTCTACAATACACAGATATTTGTTAAAAATGCTACCAAAGTAACATTTGACAATGTGAACGTTACAGTAGAAAACCAGAGAATTGGATCAGGAGTTGGAGTAGTTTCCATAAGAGACAATTCCAGCTTTGTAACAGTAAAAAACAGTAACATCACAGTTAATAATAATAGTGGTAGTAGTTGTATAGTTCTTGCATGGGCAAATAACTGTACATTACAAAACAATGTGATAACAGGAAAAAATACTGTTGGAAACTTAATATACCTCACAACATATAATGTAGCAGGCAAAGATTATACTAATGTTACATTAAACAGAGGAAATAGAATAGTTAACAACACTATTAATGGACCATCAACAAGCTCAATAATATGCTACGGTATCACATTAAGTGGTGGAGATAACTTTGTTGAAAATAATATTATTAATTATGCAGGTCAAGGTATAACCACACAATGGATGAGTACCAGCTCAATTAACTGGAGCATTGGTGATAACTATCAAAGATATGTTGGAAACACATACAAAAACAACATATTAAACAATGGTTCATCATTCACAGCATCACTAAACAGTACCATAACAAACAACACATGCAGTGGAACAGTAAATAGTGGTGAAAACAGTACATTAGAAAATAATACATTCAGTGGAACAGTAAAACTACAATCAGGATCTAATGCAACTAAAGATAATGTAAGTATTATTTATCTTTATGGTAAGAATGTAGTTGATAATGTATATGTAAGCGATACAATGAATATCGTTGGGTCTAATTGCGTGTTAAAAAATAATTATATAAGTTATTTATATGTTAAACCTGGAGTAACTAATATTACTTCAACTAATAATACTATAAATGAAAAAAATAACAAAACTATCTCTAGTAATGTTAATAATTTAAGAAAGGTTAAATTTTCATCTCTTAAAAGTACGCCTATTGATTTTAATGAGAGTGAATACCAAAATGTCTATGTAATTAATGATGATAATTATAATACATATATTAGATCAACAGGTACAATAAGAACTCCTAAGGTACGTGGTAATACATTATTTATTGTTGAGTCACTTCCTGATAGTATACCAGGTATTCAATGTGGAACAGCAGCTAGTGATTTCGCAAATTATAAAATGACATTTGTTGGTAAAGATAATTTAGTATTAAAAAATAAGTTCTTAAGTGCAATTGCAATATGTAATGTAACTTTTATTAATTTTACAATTGATATAACTGATACTTCAATTTATGATTATTATCCTTATGCTCTATATAGTGATGCAGATGATTCAAAAACAAATCTATTCCATAACATAACAATTCATCAAGTATATGATAGTGAAAATCTGATGGATGAGTTAAATTGTGTATCATTAGAAAAAAATACAATTATAGAAGATTGTACATTTAATGCTACTTTACCATCAAATTATATCAACTGGGATACCACAAATCATCCAATGTCCATTGCTGTTAAAATAAATGGTAATAACAATATCCTTAGAAATAATAACATATTCGTTAATGGAACTGATACTCTAAATGCTTCATACAATACAATATATTCATGTTTAGTAACTGGATCAAATAATACAATTATTAACAATAATATTTCAGGCATAGCAGAAAATTATTTATATCACATTAATGTAAGAAGTTCTAATAATACAATTTGTAACAATAACATCACAGCAGTCTCTGATGATTATTGTTCTGGAATAATGATGGAAGGCATTGGTTTCCAAAATAACACAATTTCCAATAACTATATTAACTTAACCTGTGGAATGGATTCTAGTAATCCTATAACAAATGCAGAAGATGTAATTTATGGAATCACAATCACTGATTTCCTGTATAGCGGAGGAGCATATACTCCTGGAAAAGGTAATATTACTAACAACACAATATCTAATAACACAATAATAGCTACAGGATACAATACCTATGCTATTGAACAGTTTGGTGGAGATAACACAACCATATCTAATAATACCATAAACATAAGTGGTTACACACCTATGGCTGTTGGTGTTATAGGAGCATACTGTAATATAACTAATAATAACATATCAGTTGCTGGTGAATATCCTGGTGTTATAGGTACTGCTGATTATCTTAAAGGAAGAACCGTAGGAATCTACAATTACTTTGGAACTAATAACACTATAACTAATAATAATATTAAAACAATAACAGGTCCAGGAATAATCCTAGAAGGACAAGCAAATACCACAGTAACAAATAACACAGTTAAAACAACCAATAACACAAGAAGTATAACCACAATATCAGGTAGTAATGGTAATGATATTGAATATAACCTATTAAAAGCAGATGGCACTGGTGGAGATGCTAGTGTAAATGCTACCTCAGAGGACACTGTTAAAAATAATGGTGTACTAAAAACAAATACAACAATAACCACAACACCTGTAAATGGTAAAGTAGGAGATACTGTAACAATCACAGCTACTACTGCAAACATAACTGATGGTAGTACTGTAACATTCACAGTTGATGGAACAGTAATAGGAAATGCAACAGTAGCTAATAACACTGCAAGTATTGATTACGCATTAAATAATGCTGGAGCACACATACTAGTAGTAAACTATGCAGGTGATGCTGAAAGTCTTAATTCACAAGCAGCAACATTAATCAATATTAAACCAGTAGAAACAACAGTAACAATAAATCCTGTAAATGGTAAAGTAGGAGATATTGTAACAATCACAGCTACTACTGCAAACATAACTGATGGTAGTACTGTAACATTCACAGTTGATGGAACAGTAATAGGAAATGCAACAGTAGCTAATAACACTGCAAGTATTGATTACGCATTAAATAATGCTGGAGCACACATACTAGTAGTAAACTATGCAGGTGATGCTGAAAGTCTTAATTCACAAGCAGCAACATTAATCAATATTAAACCAGTAGAAACAACAGTAACAATAAATCCTGTAAATGGTAAAGTAGGAGATATTGTAACAATCACAGCTACTACTGCAAACATAACTGATGGTAGTACTGTAACATTCACAGTTGATGGAACAGTAATAGGAGACACAACAGTAGCTAATAACACTGCAAGTATTGATTACGCATTAAATAATGCTGGAGCACACATACTAGTAGTAAACTATGCAGGTGATGCTGAAAGTCTTAATTCACAAGCAGCAACATTAATCAATATTAAACCAGTAGAAACAACAGTAACAATAAATCCTGTAAATGGTAAAGTAGGAGATATTGTAACAATCACAGCTACTACTGCAAACATAACTGATGGTAGTACTGTAACATTCACAGTTGATGGAACAGTAATAGGAGACACAACAGTAGCTAATAACACTGCAAGTATTGATTACGCATTAAATAATGCTGGAGCACACATACTAGTAGTAAACTATGCAGGTGATGCTGAAAGTCTTAATTCACAAGCAGCAACATTAATCAATATTAAACCAGTAGAAACAACAGTAACAGTAAACCCTGATAATGGAGCAGTAACTGATGCTGTAGTGTTAAACACTGTAGTAACCGATGCTAATGGTAACAGTGTAACAAGCGGTGTAGTAAATATCATAGTAAATGGTAACACTTACTCATCTGATATTGTAAATGGCACAGCTAGTGCTACTATACCAGTAAACGTATTAAAAGCTGGAAATAATATTATATCTGTAAATTATAATGGTGATGTAAACTATGAACCATCAGGTATAACCTACTACACTAATGGTACATATTACGGACCAGTATACTATGTAGCAGTTAATGGTTCAAGCAGTAATAATGGTAGAACACCACAAACACCATGGACTTACACATACGCATTTAACACAATACAGAACAGTTCATACAATAATTCATTAATATACATATTAAATGGAAATTACGTGATAAATAACACAGTTAAATTTAATAAAAATTTAACCATAAAAGTAATGAGTGACAGCGCAGTATTAGATGGAAATAATAATGCTACAAATTGTTTCAACATAGAAAATGGAGCAGTATCAATAGAAAACATTACCTTCACCAGATTTACAAATACAACCATCCTAAACAGAGCAAATAATACAATAATAAGTGGAAACACTTTCATAAACAACAAAGGAACAAATGGTGGAGCAATCAACAACTATAATACAAATAACGCAACAATAATAAACAACGTATTCACAAACAACACAGCAAAATATGGTGGAGCAATATACAACAGAGGAAACAACACAGAAATAACAAACAATACATTCACCAAAAACAATGTAACACTTTCATCAGGTGCAATATACAACCTCGGAGCAAACACTAAAATAACAAACAACATTTTCACAGATAACACTGCAAAAACCCTAGGAGGAGCAATCAGTAACTGGGATGCTACTGGTACAGTAATAACAGACAACCAGTTCAATGGCAACCAGGCAAACTATGGTGGAGCAATATACTACCGTGGAACAACACTAACACTAGATAATAACACTATGACAGGTAACACTGCACTAGTAAGCGGTGGAGCAGTATTTGTAATAGGACAAAACAATAACATAACAAACAATGACTTCACAGCTAACAAAGCAAGAAGTGGAGCAGCAATAAACAACCTTGGTACAGATATAATCATCAGATCAAACACAATTGCATACAACACTGCAAAAACAATTGGAGGAGCAATTAACAACTGGAATGCAGGAAATACAACAATAGAAAGTAACAGTATACATGACAACCAAGCTCAATACGGAACAATATACTTAAGAGGTTCAAATATAACTGTAGACTCTAACAGTATATACAATAACCGTGTAGCAGCTAGTGGAGCAGCAATATTCAACATAGGAACCAACAACACAATAAGCAGAAACATAATTGATAGTAACATTGCAAAAAGCTATGGTGGAGCAATCAACAATTATAATGCAGTTAATACAAGAATAACTGATAATAACTTAACAGGTAATATTGCAAGCTATGGTGGAGCAATTTATACTCGTGCAACAAACACCACAATCACTGGAAACAATATAACCGGTAACACAGCAACAACTGGATCAGCAATCTTTGACATTAAACATAAAACAACAATATTTGAAAACAATACTGTTAAAGATAATACTGCACATAGTGGTAATGAAACAGTAAATAAATAA
- a CDS encoding 4Fe-4S binding protein gives MAGNPYKINDTCVGCGLCVNACPVDAISEGTPYVIDAEKCVGCGVCAEACPTQAIEETA, from the coding sequence ATGGCAGGAAATCCATATAAAATTAATGATACTTGTGTAGGATGCGGATTATGTGTAAACGCATGCCCAGTGGATGCTATCTCTGAAGGTACTCCATACGTAATTGACGCAGAAAAATGTGTAGGTTGCGGTGTATGTGCTGAAGCATGTCCAACACAAGCAATTGAAGAAACAGCATAG
- the dmpI gene encoding 4-oxalocrotonate tautomerase DmpI, with product MPAITIEGPKATKEAKKEIIEKVSKDVAEAYGLPVQSIVITIHECEQDNVGVGGKQLSEIEH from the coding sequence ATGCCAGCAATAACAATAGAAGGACCAAAAGCAACAAAAGAAGCAAAAAAAGAAATTATTGAAAAAGTATCAAAAGACGTAGCAGAAGCTTACGGACTTCCAGTTCAATCAATTGTTATAACAATACATGAATGTGAACAAGATAACGTTGGAGTAGGTGGAAAACAATTATCAGAGATAGAACATTAA
- the pnuC gene encoding nicotinamide riboside transporter PnuC, which translates to MNRLHSILKNEVTGWNTWEISWLLCATLFIIILSIQTNNEIIGIIAAVTGVISVICSGKGKLSGFIFGIVNAILYAVIAYNTRYYGEMSLNILYYIPIQVYGLYSWNKNMNPETNEVYKRRMTNKERCILLLILVVTTVFFGLILTSLHGNNPFIDALSSLLSVVTMYIAVKRFMEQWILWIVANSVKLILWIIPLMQGAGNTAIMLMSLIYLINSFIMFFKWRNEVNNNIK; encoded by the coding sequence ATGAATAGATTACATTCAATACTTAAAAATGAGGTTACAGGCTGGAATACATGGGAGATATCATGGCTATTATGTGCAACCCTTTTTATCATCATATTGTCTATTCAAACAAATAATGAAATTATAGGCATAATTGCTGCTGTTACAGGTGTAATATCAGTAATATGCTCTGGAAAAGGAAAATTATCCGGATTTATATTTGGTATTGTGAATGCAATTTTATATGCAGTAATTGCATATAATACCCGATATTATGGAGAAATGTCATTAAATATCTTATATTACATTCCAATACAGGTATATGGTTTGTATTCATGGAATAAGAATATGAATCCTGAGACTAATGAAGTTTATAAGAGACGTATGACCAATAAAGAAAGATGTATACTCTTATTAATACTGGTTGTTACTACTGTTTTCTTTGGATTGATATTAACTAGTTTACATGGAAATAATCCATTTATTGATGCACTTAGTAGTTTGTTATCCGTAGTTACCATGTATATTGCTGTTAAACGTTTCATGGAACAATGGATTTTATGGATTGTTGCAAATTCTGTAAAATTAATACTGTGGATAATACCATTAATGCAAGGAGCAGGTAATACTGCTATTATGTTAATGTCTCTTATATATCTAATTAACTCATTTATAATGTTTTTCAAATGGAGAAATGAAGTAAATAATAATATAAAATGA
- a CDS encoding RNA degradosome polyphosphate kinase: MKKRDYSYTQNRELSWLKFDDRVLLEAEDNTVPVLERINFISIFNSNLDEFYMIRCGSLYDVTLINKKDIDNKTGMTAQEQLDKIFESTHPLYEKRDKIYQKIQHELRKHRIIRHNFDELNSVTRKYITQYFYENVAPLLSPQIIDTHHPFPHMANKKLYVYCILEYADKKNKKKELMGLIPIPQTLPKYVKFPGSMEFILMEDLIYAFTENIFTNYLVKYKTVTAVTRNADINLQSTPIDEDEDYRHFMKNILKKRKRLSPIRLEFYHDNTPKYTKKLRHELGLKKEQVFVTQTPINLDYIGDFIKELPDALREELTFPKFESQRSGSIDPNTSIFKQLDEKDILLFYPYQTMQHFLDFLKEAANDPEVLSIKITLYRVAKTSSVIKYLLEALDNDKDVTVLIELRARFDEKNNIHYAELLEEAGCQILYGFEDYKVHSKICTVTRKHDGVIKQYTQIGTGNYNEKTAKLYVDYCYLTSNEALGDDATEFFKNLSLSNPRGHYNKFLVAPSSLRTGIISLIDREIAKAKNNQPAEIIMKMNSFTDRKIIDKIAEASQSGVKIKMIIRGICCIIPGLKNKTDNIEIRGIVGRYLEHSRIYAFGTGDDRLLYISSADMMTRNTSKRVEIACPIEDKRIKERILEDLEVMLHDDIKGRRINSNGDYEHIQQSRHTNAQEFFQERAIKESEELERKEELEKEAINKKEEQENKHKGFFDKIKELFS; the protein is encoded by the coding sequence ATGAAAAAAAGAGACTACTCATATACACAAAATAGGGAATTATCATGGTTAAAATTTGATGATCGGGTATTATTAGAAGCAGAAGATAACACAGTACCAGTACTAGAAAGAATAAACTTCATATCTATATTCAACAGTAACCTTGATGAATTTTATATGATTAGATGTGGTAGTTTATACGATGTAACTCTTATTAATAAGAAAGACATAGACAATAAAACTGGAATGACTGCTCAAGAACAATTAGATAAAATTTTCGAATCAACACATCCATTATATGAGAAAAGAGATAAAATATACCAAAAAATACAGCATGAACTACGAAAGCATAGAATAATCAGACATAACTTTGACGAACTAAATAGTGTAACAAGAAAATACATAACACAATACTTCTATGAAAATGTTGCACCACTATTATCCCCTCAAATCATTGACACACATCACCCATTCCCTCACATGGCAAACAAGAAGTTATACGTCTACTGTATCCTTGAATATGCAGATAAAAAGAATAAGAAAAAAGAATTAATGGGATTAATACCAATACCACAAACATTACCAAAATATGTTAAATTCCCTGGAAGCATGGAATTCATATTAATGGAAGATTTAATATATGCATTTACAGAAAACATATTCACTAACTATCTAGTCAAATATAAAACCGTGACAGCAGTAACAAGAAACGCAGATATAAACCTTCAAAGCACACCTATAGATGAAGATGAAGATTACAGACACTTCATGAAGAACATTCTTAAAAAAAGGAAAAGATTATCACCGATACGACTTGAATTCTACCATGATAACACACCAAAATACACTAAAAAACTTAGACATGAATTAGGTCTAAAGAAGGAACAAGTATTCGTTACACAAACACCTATAAACCTGGATTATATAGGTGACTTCATAAAAGAACTACCTGATGCATTACGTGAAGAATTAACATTCCCTAAATTTGAATCACAAAGAAGTGGTAGTATAGATCCTAATACATCCATATTCAAACAATTAGATGAAAAAGATATATTACTATTCTACCCTTATCAAACAATGCAACACTTCCTAGACTTCTTAAAAGAAGCTGCTAATGATCCAGAAGTATTATCCATAAAAATAACATTATACAGGGTTGCAAAAACATCATCCGTAATAAAATACCTGCTAGAAGCACTTGACAATGATAAAGATGTAACCGTGTTAATCGAATTAAGAGCAAGATTTGATGAGAAAAACAATATTCATTATGCAGAACTTCTAGAAGAAGCAGGATGTCAAATATTATATGGATTTGAAGACTACAAAGTACATTCAAAAATATGTACAGTAACAAGAAAACATGATGGAGTAATAAAACAGTACACACAAATAGGAACCGGAAACTATAATGAAAAAACAGCAAAATTATATGTTGACTACTGTTACTTAACTTCTAATGAGGCACTTGGTGATGATGCAACAGAATTCTTCAAAAATCTCTCATTATCTAACCCAAGAGGTCACTATAACAAATTTTTAGTAGCTCCATCAAGCTTAAGAACAGGCATAATATCACTAATAGACAGGGAAATTGCTAAAGCAAAAAATAATCAGCCAGCAGAGATCATAATGAAAATGAACTCATTTACTGATAGAAAAATTATTGATAAGATTGCTGAGGCTTCCCAGAGCGGTGTTAAAATAAAAATGATTATTAGAGGTATTTGCTGTATTATTCCGGGATTAAAAAATAAAACAGATAATATTGAAATTAGAGGTATTGTTGGAAGATATCTTGAACATTCAAGAATATATGCATTTGGTACTGGAGATGATAGATTACTATACATATCCAGTGCTGATATGATGACAAGAAATACTTCAAAACGTGTTGAAATTGCATGCCCTATTGAAGATAAAAGAATTAAAGAAAGAATTCTAGAAGATCTTGAAGTAATGTTACATGATGATATTAAAGGTCGTAGAATCAATAGTAACGGTGACTACGAGCATATTCAACAATCCAGACATACTAATGCACAAGAATTCTTCCAGGAAAGAGCAATTAAAGAAAGTGAAGAACTCGAGAGAAAAGAAGAACTTGAAAAAGAAGCAATTAATAAAAAAGAAGAACAGGAGAATAAACATAAAGGATTCTTTGATAAAATTAAAGAATTATTCTCTTAG
- a CDS encoding Ppx/GppA phosphatase family protein, which translates to MLYGITDIGSNTIRLKIYRYENNKVQELFSKKKTAGLIAYRENGKLNDEGIDILISTLKKFNKYIKNLNVDKSCFFATASLRNITNTKETLDKVKKETGIKIKILSSQQEAELSFISVKNDELENKEGVLIDVGGGSSEITIFEKWKPVDETSLPIGSLYCYEEYVSQMLPTKEERAKIEERVLDELKKSGIKQYNKKCLYGVGGTVRTMKKLLEHMEIKTNKNKVMPIDLLDQLLDELNENTKECYNKILKVKPDRIHTIVPGILIVKTISNYFNVEQIHVTQDSLREGVLYSLIKNEEI; encoded by the coding sequence ATGTTATATGGAATTACAGATATTGGATCAAATACTATACGACTAAAAATATATCGATACGAAAACAATAAAGTACAGGAATTATTTTCAAAGAAAAAGACCGCTGGATTAATAGCATACCGTGAAAATGGTAAATTAAACGATGAAGGCATAGATATATTAATTTCTACCTTAAAAAAATTCAATAAATACATCAAAAATCTGAATGTGGATAAAAGTTGTTTCTTTGCAACCGCAAGTCTAAGAAATATTACTAATACTAAAGAAACACTAGATAAAGTAAAAAAAGAAACAGGAATCAAGATAAAAATACTATCCAGCCAACAAGAAGCAGAGTTAAGCTTTATATCAGTGAAAAATGATGAATTGGAAAATAAAGAAGGAGTATTGATTGATGTAGGTGGTGGAAGTTCTGAAATAACAATATTTGAAAAATGGAAACCAGTAGATGAAACCAGTTTACCTATTGGATCACTCTACTGCTATGAAGAATATGTTTCACAAATGCTTCCAACAAAAGAAGAACGTGCAAAAATTGAAGAACGTGTATTGGATGAATTAAAAAAATCAGGAATAAAACAATACAACAAAAAATGCCTATATGGAGTTGGAGGTACTGTTCGTACCATGAAAAAATTACTGGAACATATGGAAATAAAAACTAACAAAAACAAAGTAATGCCTATAGACTTACTAGACCAACTTCTTGATGAATTAAATGAAAACACCAAGGAATGCTATAATAAAATACTTAAAGTAAAACCTGACCGTATCCACACAATAGTACCAGGTATACTTATTGTAAAAACAATATCAAACTACTTCAATGTAGAACAAATACATGTAACACAAGACTCACTACGAGAGGGCGTACTATATTCATTAATAAAAAATGAGGAGATATAA